In Phragmites australis chromosome 17, lpPhrAust1.1, whole genome shotgun sequence, the following are encoded in one genomic region:
- the LOC133897581 gene encoding proton pump-interactor BIP103-like encodes MGMEVVGAEAAPAQVKVSDGEVNLFQEKESKETAKEREEAAVFGSDTNGATNAADLAPPKDAKDEWPEPKQTHAFYFVKIRSFEDPKLRAKLEQADKEFQKKIQVRSKIIEAVRAKKAERSSIILELKPLTAENKQYNGVFNEKLKEMEPLRSSLGKFRDENNAMRAQSAGLCSSIEELEETIKMLNNRIVHESISLAEEKRLVKEIKDLEKTRSKVVSNAANRAKLQDTVIEKEAIQDQVKIIGEGIEGIKKERQTVRSKIKVLEDELKAVDAEIASLQEDLDAATARKDKTYESLVELRQERDVKNASFHQNRMALNKARDYSLRNMLAELQELHKTEVGKFMTQWCENKVFREDYEKRVLSSLNSRLLSRDGRMRNPDEKPIFIESQATAPPAEHEPIPVKLPAKQAKEVPATQADEAPRVEAHSKGPVKSLKAKAALDADDEYEAEPPKEKPKPKEADLARLKEIKRQEEIEKNRLALERKKKQAEKQAAKAAARAQKDAEKKLKKEEKKAKKKAGGADTDEPSESDAKSEEAAEAQAEDEAAPASTMVKKEQKESIRYRNVVSRSKAPPPKAILKRKKAQSYWSWAGPAAAVAAVLLALLAVLGYYQYYLPGSASN; translated from the exons ATGGGAATGGAGGTCGTTGGAGCTGAAGCAGCACCAGCACAGGTCAAAGTATCTGATGGAGAAGTAAACCTATTCCAAGAGAAGGAAAGTAAAGAAACTGCAAAAGAGCGTGAGGAGGCAGCTGTTTTTGGTTCAGACACAAATGGAGCCACAAATGCTGCTGATCTGGCACCTCCAAAGGACGCAAAGGATGAGTGGCCTGAACCTAAGCAAACTCATGCCTTCTACTTTGTCAAAATCCGCTCATTCGAGGATCCTAAGCTGAGGGCAAAACTCGAGCAGGCTGACAAAGAATTCCAGAAGAAAATCCAAGTTCGTTCCAAAATTATCGAGGCTGTAAGAGCCAAGAAG GCGGAGCGCTCCAGTATTATCTTGGAGCTGAAGCCATTGACTGCTGAGAACAAACAGTATAATGGCGTTTTCAATGAGAAGTTGAAGGAGATGGAGCCTCTTCGAAGCAGTTTAGGCAAGTTTCGTGATGAAAACAATGCCATGCGGGCACAGAGCGCAGGTTTATGCTCTTCTATCGAAGAGCTTGAGGAAACG ATCAAGATGTTGAACAATCGCATAGTTCATGAGAGCATATCTTTAGCTGAGGAGAAGCGTCTGGTCAAAGAAATTAAGGATCTTGAAAAAACCAGATCGAAAGTTGTTTCTAATGCTGCTAATCGAGCTAAACTGCAAGACACAGTGATTGAAAAAGAGGCCATACAGGACCAGGTCAAA ATCATTGGGGAGGGCATTGAAGGAATAAAGAAGGAGCGACAAACAGTTAGATCTAAGATTAAGGTCCTGGAGGATGAACTAAAGGCTGTTGATGCTGAGATTGCTTCACTTCAAGAAGATTTAGATGCAGCCACTGCCAGAAAGGACAAGACATATGAATCATTGGTCGAattgagacaagaacgtgatgTGAAA AACGCCTCCTTCCATCAAAACCGAATGGCTTTGAACAAAGCTAGGGATTATTCTTTGAGGAATATGTTAGCAGAATTACAAGAGCTCCACAAGACTGAG GTTGGCAAGTTCATGACCCAATGGTGCGAGAACAAGGTCTTCAGAGAGGATTATGAAAAGAGGGTCCTCTCCTCCCTCAACAGCCGACTACTGAGCCGAGATGGCCGGATGAGGAATCCTGATGAGAAGCCCATATTCATCGAGTCACAGGCGACAGCGCCGCCTGCAGAACATGAGCCCATCCCAGTAAAATTGCCTGCGAAACAGGCAAAGGAAGTGCCTGCTACCCAAGCAGATGAAGCTCCCAGGGTTGAAGCCCATTCAAAAGGACCTGTTAAGTCACTTAAGGCAAAAGCTGCCCTGGATGCTGATGATGAATATGAGGCTGAGCCTCCGAAGGAGAAGCCAAAGCCTAAAGAGGCTGATTTGGCGAGGTTGAAAGAGATAAAGAGACAGGAAGAGATAGAGAAGAACAGGCTTGCTttggaaagaaagaagaagcagGCAGAGAAGCAAGCAGCGAAGGCCGCAGCCCGAGCACAAAAGGACGCTGAGAAGAAGCTtaag aaagaggagaagaaagcTAAGAAGAAGGCCGGAGGAGCTGATACCGATGAGCCCTCTGAATCGGACGCCAAGTCTGAAGAAGCTGCGGAAGCCCAAGCTGAGGACGAAGCAGCTCCAGCTTCCACAATGGTGAAGAAAGAACAGAAGGAGAGCATCCGGTACAGGAACGTGGTGAGCCGGAGCAAGGCCCCACCGCCGAAAGCGATCctgaagaggaagaaagcccAGTCCTACTGGTCATGGGCTGGCCCAGCCGCAGCAGTGGCTGCCGTGCTCCTCGCCCTCCTTGCGGTGCTAGGCTACTACCAGTACTACCTCCCGGGGAGCGCCAGCAACTGA